GCTCCCTTGGTTGGCCAGAAGAGACGCCTGCCTTAAATCACTTCTTACCATCATCAGTATTGGTAACCGGCTTTGACATCATTTTCTTCTGGGTAGCGCGTATGGTCATGATGACCTGCCACTTTACTGGCAAGGTGCCGTTTCATACTGTCTACGTACACGGCTTGGTACGCGATGCCGAAGGTCAGAAAATGAGTAAATCCAAGGGCAATACCTTGGATCCAATTGATTTGATCGATGGCATCAAGATTGATGACTTAGTAGGCAAACGCACTACCGGCTTAATGAATCCTAAGCAAGCGGAGAGCATCAGCAAGAAAACCAAGAAAGAGTTTCCGGATGGTATCCCGGCATTTGGCACGGATGCCTTGCGCTTTACTTTTGCATCGCTAGCCTCGCTTGGCCGCAATATTAATTTTGACCAGAAGCGTTGTGAAGGGTATCGCAACTTCTGCAACAAGCTTTGGAATGCAAGCCGCTTCGTTCTAATGAACTGCCCTGGCGGCGATGAAGATAATGGCCTGGCGCCTTGCGATAATCAATGTGGTCCTGATGGCTATTTAGATTTCTCACCAGCAGATAAATGGATTGTTTCGCAGTTACAAAGAACTGAAGCGGAAGTTGCCAAAGGTTTTGAGAACTATCGCTTTGACAATATCGCTAGTAGCATTTATCAATTTGTTTGGGATGAGTATTGTGATTGGTACTTAGAGCTCGCTAAGGTACAGTTACAAACAGGCACCCCAGCACAGCAGCGTGCCACTCGCCGGACTTTGTTGCGGGTACTCGAGACTATCTTGCGCATGGCGCATCCACTGATTCCATTTATCACCGAGACGCTTTGGCAAACCGTTGGGCCAAAATCTGGTAAAGATTTAGCAAAACAAGCAAAGCAAACGATTGCACTCCAACCTTATCCTGTTTCTCAAGCAGAAAAAATTGATGAGAAAAGTGAAGCCTGGGTAGCGCAGATCAAAGCGATTGTGGATGCCTGCAGGAATCTCCGCGGTGAAATGCAAGTGCCGCCTGGTCAAAAAGTACCTCTGTGGATTAGCGGTCCTGAAACTTTCTTACAAAAAGCAACGCCTTACTTACTTGCTCTAGCTAAGCTTTCTGAAGTCAAAATCTATAGCGATGAAGCTGGCTTGGAAAAAGATGCCCCAGACGCCCCGATGGCGCTTGTTGGCCATCTGAAGTTACTAATCAAGATAGAGGTAGATGTCGCTGCAGAACGCATTCGTCTGGGCAAAGAAATTGAGCGCCTAGCCAATGAAATCAATAAAGCCCGTAGCAAATTGACCAATGAGAGCTTTGTCGCCAGAGCTCCAGCAGAGGTTGTTGCCCAAGAAAAACAGCGTCTTACGGGTTTTGAGCAAAATCATGAGAAGCTTGTTGCACAATTAGAGCGTCTGAAATAAAACAGCAGCAAATCTAGAGCGATCGGAATACTTATGCCATTAGCCACTAAATCCGTTACTAAAGCCGTCTTTCCAGTAGCCGGCTTAGGAACGCGTTTTTTACCTGCCACTAAAGCAAGTCCAAAAGAAATGCTCAATGTAGTGGATAAACCACTGATTCAGTATGCGGTCGAAGAAGCTATTGCAGCGGGTATTACTGAAATGATTTTCGTTACCGGTCGTAGCAAACGCGCAATTGAAGATCACTTCGATAAAGCCTATGAACTTGAGGCTGAACTTGAGGCCAAAAATAAAACTGCCCTATTAGAAATCGTTCGCAGTGTTAAACCAAGTCACGTAGATTGCGTCTATGTGCGCCAGCCTGAAGCGCTCGGTTTGGGACATGCCGTTTTATGCGCCGAGAAATTGGTTCGCGATGAGCCCTTTGCCATCATCTTGGCAGATGACTTATTGGATGGACAGCCGCCAGTGCTCAAGCAGATGCTTAAGGTATTTGATGAGCAAAATGGTTCTGTGATTGCAGTAGAAAAGATCGATCCCGCCAAGAGCGGTTCGTATGGCATCGTATCGGGTGACGAAGTCACCAAAGGGATCTATCGCTTAAATGGCATTGTTGAAAAGCCGCAACCAAAAGATGCTCCATCCAACCTAGCTGTTGTTGGGCGCTATGTTTTGTCTTCAGATATTTTCAGTCATATTCGCAATCTCAAGCCAGGTGCTGGTGGGGAGATTCAGTTAACGGATGCGATTGCTTCCTTGCTTAAGCAAGAGCCTGTCTTTGCATATGAATATGATGGGGTTCGTTATGACTGCGGTAGCAAGCTTGGCTACCTGAAGGCCTCAGTTGAATTTGCCTTACGCCACCCAGAAGTAGCAACTGATTTTGCGGCCTACTTAAAGAGTCGCTCTTTAACCTAAGTCGCTTCGCTTCTCGCCTGTCTTCTTGCTCATGCTCTTGCTTATCTTCTTTTTAGGAAGAAAACCAAGACATCGCCTTCAGTAGTACTGGAAATTAATTCATTACCAGTTTGCTTGGCAAACGCAGGAAAATCATGAGCAGCGCCTGCATCGGTTGCCTTCACCTTCAGAACTTCGCCTGACTGCATCGTGGCCAAAGCTTTCTTAGTTCGCAAAATAGGTAGAGGGCAGTTCATGCCAATCGCATCTACCTCTGCATTAAATGCCATCAT
Above is a genomic segment from Polynucleobacter sp. MG-5-Ahmo-C2 containing:
- a CDS encoding sulfurtransferase TusA family protein, producing the protein MAFNAEVDAIGMNCPLPILRTKKALATMQSGEVLKVKATDAGAAHDFPAFAKQTGNELISSTTEGDVLVFFLKRR
- the galU gene encoding UTP--glucose-1-phosphate uridylyltransferase GalU; this encodes MPLATKSVTKAVFPVAGLGTRFLPATKASPKEMLNVVDKPLIQYAVEEAIAAGITEMIFVTGRSKRAIEDHFDKAYELEAELEAKNKTALLEIVRSVKPSHVDCVYVRQPEALGLGHAVLCAEKLVRDEPFAIILADDLLDGQPPVLKQMLKVFDEQNGSVIAVEKIDPAKSGSYGIVSGDEVTKGIYRLNGIVEKPQPKDAPSNLAVVGRYVLSSDIFSHIRNLKPGAGGEIQLTDAIASLLKQEPVFAYEYDGVRYDCGSKLGYLKASVEFALRHPEVATDFAAYLKSRSLT